The Paramisgurnus dabryanus chromosome 1, PD_genome_1.1, whole genome shotgun sequence genome includes a window with the following:
- the LOC135779103 gene encoding galactose-specific lectin nattectin-like, producing the protein MAVMRALVLLFLVFSFESAAAHHCHHGWQHFGRHCYKFFSESVNWVRAEKNCHSIGGNLASVHNTAQNNFLLSIVPANRRTWIGGHDGEIDGQWLWTDGSRFVFTHWCSKEPNNAGRPENCLEINHTNNHCWNDESCTYTMGYICAKPL; encoded by the exons ATGGCAGTCATGAGAGCTCTTGTGCTTCTTTTCTTGGTCTTTTCTTTTGAGAGTGCAGCAG CTCATCACTGCCATCATGGATGGCaacattttggaaggcattgCTACAAATTCTTCTCTGAGTCAGTTAACTGGGTCAGAGCTGAG AAAAACTGTCATTCTATTGGTGGAAATCTTGCATCTGTGCACAATACAGCGCAAAACAACTTTCTCCTGAGTATTGTGCCTGCTAACAGACGCACTTGGATTGGTGGCCATGATGGTGAAATT GATGGACAATGGCTGTGGACTGATGGATCTCGATTTGTCTTTACCCACTGGTGCTCCAAAGAACCTAACAATGCTGGTAGACCTGAGAACTGCCTGGAGATAAACCATACCA ATAACCATTGCTGGAATGATGAGTCCTGTACATACACAATGGGCTACATTTGTGCCAAACCTCTGTGA